The following is a genomic window from Stenotrophomonas maltophilia.
CTCCAGCTGATCGGTGGCCTGCTCAAGGTCGGGTGCCGGCTGCAGCGGTTCCTGCAGCGCGCTGTGCATCGCATCGCGCGCGCACCAGTAGCGCGAACCGCCCTGCGCGGCCTGCGCGGAACCACGCGCGGCGTGGTCGGCAAGATCGATGCGCAGCATGGCACCGGCCACCAGCTTGTGGATGCCGCGATAGATCGTGTGCGGTGCCGGCACGTAGTCGTGGCGCAGCAGCAGGCTCAGCGCGTCCTGGTCGATGCTGGGCGAGAAACCGGCGAACGCCTGCAGCGCCTTCAGCTCGGAGGCGAACAGGAACTGCCCCTGGTGCCAGCCGTAGTACAGCGGGCGCTCGCCCACCGGGTCGCGGGCCAGCCAGAGTTCGCGCGACTGGCGATCCCAGACACTGAAACCGAAGGCACCTTCGATGCGAGACAGCGCCCGCTGTACGCCCCATTCCACGATTGCCTGCAACAGCAACCGCGCGTCGCTGCAGCTGCGTGGCAGGTCGCGCAGTTGCCCCTGCAGGTGGGCGCGGTTGTACAGCCGGCCATCCAGGCACAGCACGTAGCGGCCACAATCCGAGCTGAGCGGCTGCAACGGCGTATCGCTGGGTGCCCGGCAGTGGCCCAGGGCGAGGCCGGCGTCAGCGTCGGTCCAGTAACCGATGCGACCGCGACCGCGCTGCTGCAGGGCCCGCAGCATCGGCGCCAGCTGCTGGAGCAGCTGCTCATCGTCGGCGGGCGGCAGCCAGGCGCCAACCACGCCGCTCATCGCAGGCCCCCATGACGGCAGCGGCAGGACAGGTTGGGCAGGCAGGGGGCAGCGGCTGACATGGGGACGGCACGCGGAGCGGAGGAGACTCCATGCTCGGCGCGGCCGGCGGGCGCTGTCAGTCGCTTTGCTGTCAGCGATCGTCACCGGCCGTGGCCGCCACGTAACGTTTTGTAACTGCAACCGGCTATGCTGGGCGGCAAGGTGTTGCCGGGACTGAGACCCGGCCCGCGCGTCAGCAACCCCGGCTGAATGGCGCCCGCCCCCGGGACCCGGGCGGCCCGAAGGCTGGGATAGGATCGCCGCGCTCGTGCCGTGGCGGTACGTTTGCGCCCACGGAGGCCTTGATAATGCTGGATATCGTACTGGTCGAAGACGATGCCCGCCTGGGTACGATGGTCAGCGACTATCTGCAGCGGCATGGCTACCAGGTGGCCCACGAGCGCACCGGCGCGCGTGCGGTGACCCGCATCCTGGCCGAAAAGCCGGCGCTGGTGCTGCTCGACGTCGGCCTGCCCGACCAGGATGGTTTCGAAGTGTGTCGGCAGATCCGCCCCCACTATGACGGCATCATCTGCGTGCTGACCGCCCGCACCGACAACATCGACCAGGTGCTGGGGCTGGAACTGGGTGCCGACGATTACATCGGCAAGCCGATCGAACCGCGGGTCCTGCTGGCCCGTCTGCGCGCCCACCTGCGTCGCCACCGCCGGGTTGAACCGCGTGACGGCAGCCTGCGCTTCGGCGAGCTGAACATCGACCCGTCCACCCGCAACGTGCACCTGCAGGGCGGCCTGCTGGAACTGACCACCGCCGAGTTCGACCTGCTGTTCCTGCTGGCCAGCAACGCCGGCCAGATCCTGGACCGCGACGCGCTGCTGCGCGGCCTGCGCGGGATCGCCTTCGACGGCCTGGACCGCTCGATCGATGCGCGCATCTCGCGCCTGCGGCGCAAGCTGGGCGACAACCCCGAGCAACCGGAACGGATCAAGACCGTCCGCGGCCGCGGCTACCTGTTCAGCCGCTCGGCATGGGGATGAAACGCACGCCCTCGGCGATGCGCGGTCACGCCTTTCATTTCCTGCGCTACGGCATCGGCTTCCTGGTCGCCCACCTGCTGTTGATCGTGCTTGGCCTGTGGGCCTGGGACGCGCTGCTGGAAGACCGCACCGAAGCGGGCCTGCAGGCCGAGATGCGCGGTACTCATGCGCTGCTGCAGCACCGCTTCGCCGAGACGCCGCGCGAACAGTGGCCGGCACTGGCGCGCCAGCTCGACACCGATTTCGCCTACGCCCTGCGCATGGTGCCGCTGGCCGAGGCAGTGAAGGAACTGCCCGCCAGCCAGCGCCCGCCCTTCAACAATGGCCGGGTGCAGATCGATCTGGAGCACATGCGCAGCCTGCAGCGCATCGGCGACAGCGACTATGCGGTGATGCTGGGCCCACTGGACGAAGCGTTGCCCGACGAAGGCTGGCAGGACAGCGATGTCTCCGGCGTGGCGATCCTGCTGCTGATCCTGATGGTGGCCGTGGCGCTGCCGATGTACGTGATGGTCTACCGCCTGTGGCGCGATGTCTCGCAGCTGGCACAGGCCGCGCGGCGCATGCGCGATGGCCAGCTGGATACGCGTGCGCCGCGCGCCGGCACCGCACTGGTGCGGCCGTTGGCCAATGCCTTCAACCACATGGCCGAACAGCTGCAGCAGCTGCTGGAAAGCCAGCGCGTGCTGGCGCAGGCGGTGGCACATGAAGTGCGCACGCCGCTGGCCCGCATGCGCTTCGGCCTGGCCGACCTGGAGGACACCGCGCTGGACGAGATCCAGCGCGATGCCCTGGGCGGGCTGCGCACCGATGTCGATCGTCTGCAGCACCTGACCGATGCCGGCGTCCAGTACGCCGCGCTCGGCCGTTGTCATCAGCTGACCCGCCAGCGCCTGCAGCTGGCCGCGCTGGTGCGCGGCGTGGTCGCCCAGTTCGCGCCGCTGCCGATGCCGGTGCAGCAGGCGCTGTCGCCGGCCGGCCTGGTCAACGTCAACCGGCACATGCTGGAGCTGGCCCTGCGCAACCTGCTGGGCAACGCGCTGCGCTATGCACGCCGGCAGATCCGAATTGCCAGCACGGTCAATGATGGCTGGCTGTGCCTGCAGGTGGAGGACGACGGCCCCGGCATCGCGCCCGAACTGCGTGGCCAGGTGCTGCAGCCCTACGTACGGCTCGACCCCGGCAGCCCCGGTTTCGGGCTGGGCCTGGCCTTGGTGCAGGTGGTGGCCGACAAGCACGACGGCCACGTCGAGGTGACCGATTCCGAGCTGGGCGGCGCCTGCATCCGCCTGCACCTGCCGCTGGAAAGCAGCGGCGTGGTGGAGTGCGAGGCCGCCTGCTAGGCCGCCGCTTCCGCGCGCGGCAACGCGAACACGAACAACGCACCCTGCTCGCTGTCGCGCAGTTCGATGCGGCGGCCATGCAGCTGCACGATGCGCTGCACGATCAACAGGCCCAGGCCACCGTTCTCGCCACGGCGCGCGCCCAGCGCAGCCGGTGCCTGGAACAGCTGCGCGCGCAGTGCCGGCGCTACACCCGGGCCATCATCGGCCACACTCACCTCGACGCTGTCCGGTGTCGCACGCAGGCGTACCTCGATCCGGCCACCCTCGGGCGCATGACGCAGGGCGTTGTCGAGCAGATTGGTCAACACCCGCTCGACCAGGCCCAGGTCGGCGCGCACCAGTGGCAGGCCCGGCGGGAAGTCCGCATGCAACCTCTGGTTGCGGGCCTGCGCGGCCAGCTCGAACTTCTGCAGTACGTCCTGCAGCAGCTCCGGCAGCGCGAACACCTCCCACTCCAGCCGCACTTCGCCATGCTCCAGCCGCGCCAGCTCGAACAGCGCGCGTGCAAGGCGGCCGACCTTGGCGCTCTGCGCCAGCGCGATGCCGAGGTAGCGGCGGCGCTCGTCCGGCGACAGCGTGGCATCCTTCAACGCCAGCGTCTCCAGATAGCCGTGCAGCGATGACAGCGGAGTGCGCAGGTCATGCGAGATGTTGGCCACCAGCTCGCGCCGCTGCAGGTCCTGCTGGCGCAGCTGCTGCCATTGCTCTCCCAGCCGCTGCGCCATCTGCGCATGCGCGTGTTCGAGGATCACCAGCTCGTCGCGCTCACCCGGCCGCAGCGGTTCCGGCGGCGGCAACGGCGTGGGGGCGTCGATGTCGAAGGCCTGGATGCGACGGGTCAGCCGGCGCAGCGGCCGGGTCACCCAGTAGAAGGCCACCAGCCCGGCCAGCAGACCGAGGCCACCGACCAGCACCACCGACCACCATGTGGTGTTCCACTGGCTGCCGGCGGCAAGATCATCGGACAGCATCTGCCGGTGCTCGCCCACCAGCACCACGTACACGTAACCGGCCTGGCGTCCCTGCACGATCAGCGGCGCGGCACTGAACACCTTGCGCCCGTCCGCACTGCGCGGGTCATCGCCAAGGATCGGCAACGGCGCACCGGACAGCAGGCGGCGCAATGGCGCCACGTCCACCCGGTTGCGCACCAGATGGCCGCTGGGCGCATCGTGGCCGAGGATGCGGCCCTGATCGTCCAGCAGATACACCTCGACGCTGGGATTGACCGCCATCAGCTGCCCGAACAGCGCGCGCACCGCGGCGTCGCGCATGCCGCTGGTGTCCATCAGCTCGCTGCGCTGGGCAATGTGCTCGGCCAGGCCCAGCGACAGCCGCTGCACGACTTCCTGTTCGTGGCGCGTGTTGGCGCGCATCTGCAGGGCCAGCAGCGCCATGCAGCACATCAGCATCAGCGCGGCGATCACCGCCGCCAGCTTCTGCCACAGGTTGGGCTTGATCATGCCGCCGCCCCGGCCGGATCGACCAGCTTGTAGCCGCGTCCCCACACCGTCAGCAGCCGCCGCGGGTTGGCCGGGTCCGGCTCGATCTTGCTGCGCAGCCGATTGATGTGGGTGTTGACCGTGTGCTCGTAACCATCGTGCTGGTAGCCCCAGACCTGGTTGAGCAGCTCCATGCGCGCGAACACCTGGTCCGGGTGGCGCGCGAAGAACAGCAGCAGGTCGAACTCGCGCGGGGTCAGCTCCAGCGCGTTGCCATCCACCGAAGCGGTGCGTGCCACCGGGTCCAGCTGCAACCCGCCCAGCTCGATAGCACCGGCATCGATGCGCGCGCTCTGCGCCATCGCCTCGGCACGGCGCAACAGCGCACGTACCCGCGCCACCAGCTCCGGCATCGAGAACGGCTTGGCCAGATAGTCGTCCGCGCCCAGTTCCAGGCCGACGATGCGCTGGGTCTCGCTGCCGCGCGCACTGATGATGATGATCGGCACGTAACGCGCCATCGCGCGTGCACGCTGGCACACCTGCAGGCCATCCACGCCGGGCAGCATCACGTCCAGCACCAGCGCATCCCACGGTCCGTCCTGTTCGAGCAGGCGCAGGCCGGCGTCGCCGCTGGCGGCGTGGGCGACGTCGTAGCCTTCATCGCCCAGGTGCATGCGCAGCAGGTCGGCGATGTGGGCATCGTCTTCAACGATCAGCACGCGTTTGGTGGACATCGGCAGCTCAGGGCCAGTGGGGAGGCTGCCCGCATTGTGGCGCGGGACGGCCGCCGATACCTCACGAAAAATTGAATCCTGCGTGAGGATTCGTTGACCCGGGCAGGCGCAGCATGGCCCCGTCGCCCCTTCCCGGAGTCCGCCATGCCCCTCACCCGACGCCATCTGCTGGGCCTGGGCGGTGTCGCCACCGCCGCCGGCCTGTTCGGACTGGGCGCCTGCAGCCGAGCCGCACCGGCCGCCGCCGAGGCACGGCCGGTGCGCCAGTTCGAGGTCATGCACAGCGATGCGCAATGGCGCCAGCAGCTGACCCCGGCGCAGTACGCGGTGCTGCGCCAGCAGGCCACCGAACGGCCCTGGAGCAGCTCACTCAACAAGGAACACCGGCAGGGTACCTTCGCCTGCGCCGGCTGCGCGCTGCCGCTGTTCTCCTCCTCCACCAAGTTCGAGAGCGGTACCGGCTGGCCCAGCTTCTGGGCACCGCTGCACAACGCAATCGGCGAGGACCGCGACGTCACCTTCGGCATGCTGCGGGTGGAAGTGCACTGCCGGCGCTGTGGCGGCCATCTCGGCCACGTCTTCAACGATGGCCCGCGCCCGACCGGGCTGCGCTACTGCATGAACGGTGCGGCCATGGTGTTTGTTCCCGGCGCCGGTGATGGCGCTGCCGACGGCTGGCGCGTGCCGGTCGGTTCTTCCCCTGTTTCCGGAGCCTGACGATGCTGCTGTTGCTGCTTGCCTACCTGGGGGGCGCACTGACCCTGCTCAGCCCATGCATCCTGCCGGTGCTGCCGTTCGTGTTCGCACGCGCCGACCGCCCCTTCCTGCGCAGCACGCTGCCGCTGCTGCTGGGCATGGCACTCACCTTCACCGTGGTTGCCAGCCTGGCCGCGGTGGGCAGCCAATGGGTGGCACAGGCCAACCAGATCGGACGCTGGATCGCCCTGCTGCTGATGGCGCTGTTCGCGCTGGCCTTGCTGTGGCCGCGGCTGGCCGACCATCTGCTGGCGCCGTTCCAGCGCGTGGGTGCGCGGCTGAGTGCGCGCGCCGATGCCGCTGATGCCGCCGGCCGTGGCGGGGCGTGGACCTCGCTGCTGATCGGCATCGCCACCGGCCTGCTGTGGGCGCCCTGCGCTGGGCCGATCCTTGGTCTGGTGCTGACCGGCGCGGCCCTGCACGGCGCCAGCGCCGGCACCAGCACGCTGCTGCTGGCCTACGCGCTGGGGGCCATTACCGCACTGGCCTTGGCGGTCTGGGTGGGCGGCCGCGTGTTCCGCGCCCTGCAGGCACGCCTCGGCCTGGGTGACGTGCTGCGCAAGATGTTGGGCGTGGCCGCGCTGCTGGCGGTGGTGGCGATCGGTCTGGGCTGGGATACCGGCCTGCTGACCCGCCTGTCCACGCTCAGCACAGCGCGCATCGAACAGGGCCTGCTCGATGCGGTGCCCGGCGCGCAGCCGGCGGCACCGCCGATGATGATGATGGCCGGTGCCAACGCCGCTGCCGATGCACCGCTGCCGGTGGAAGGCACCCTGCCCGCGCTGGACGGTGCCACCGGCTGGCTCAACAGCCCGCCGCTGAGCGCCCAGCAGCTGCGCGGCAAGGTAGTACTGGTCGATTTCTGGACATACTCCTGCATCAACTGCCTGCGCGCGATGCCGTTCGTGCACGAATGGGAGCGCCGCTACCGCGACCACGGCCTGGTGGTGATCGGCGTGCACACCCCGGAGTTCGCTTTCGAACGTGACCCACGCAACGTGATGAAGGCGGTTGAGCAGTTGAAGGTCGCCTACCCGGTGGCGCTGGACAACCAGTACACGATCTGGCGCGCGTTCAACAACCGCTACTGGCCAGCGCAGTACTTCGTCGATGCCCAGGGCAACATCCGTGGCCACCAGTTCGGTGAAGGCAACTACGCGCGTTCGGAACAGGTGATCCGCCGCCTGCTGGCCGAGGCCGGCCAGACGAATCTGCCGCCACCGGCCGATCCCGCCGCTGCCGAGCTGAAGGGCGTGGCCGCGCAGGCCGACATGGGCAACCTGCGTTCGCCGGAGACCTACCTGGGCCACGCCCGCGCCGAGCAGTTCGCCTCGCCCGGTGGACAGCGTGCCGATACCGCCTTCGACTACTCGCTGCCCACTGCGCTGGCGCTGAACCAGTGGGGACTGTCCGGCCACTGGACGGTCACCGACGAGGCGGCACAGCTGCAACAGGCCGGCGGCCGTATCGCCTTCCAGTTCCATGCGCGCGACCTGCACCTGGTGCTGGCGCCGAGCCAGGAAGGAAAGCCGGTGCGCTTCCGCGTGCTGCTCGATGGCAAGCCGCTGCCGGCCACTGACGCCGGCAGCGATGTGGGCGCCGACGGCAGTGGCGTGGTCGACGAACACCGCCTGTACCAGCTGGTGCGCCAGCGCGGCACGGTCGGCCCGCACCGCTTCGAGATCGAGTTCCTCGATGCGGGCGTACAGGCCTATGCCTTCACCTTCGGTTGAACCAGGAGGACACGATGAAACTCTCCCTTGAACAGGGCGTCGCGGCGGGTGTTGCCGGGCTGGTCGCCACCGCGCTGATCGCTGCGGTGCTGCTGGTCGATCACGGTGCGATGGCGGCCCCTTCCGAGGCGGCGGCACCGCTGAAGGCGCTGCCCGCACCCACCGGCGATGCTGCGTTCGGCGATAACGCCACTCATGCCAGCGTGGTGTTTGCCGGCGGCTGCTTCTGGGGCGTGCAGGGTGTGTTCCAGCACGTCAAGGGCGTGAGCAATGCGGTGTCCGGCTATATCGGCGGCAGCGCTGCCAACGCGCGGTACGAACGGGTCAGCAGCGGCCAGACCGGCCACGCCGAAGCGGTGAAGATCGACTACGACCCGCGCCAGGTGAGCTACGGGCAACTGATGCAGGTGTTCTTCGCGGTGGCCCATGACCCGACCCAGCTCAACCGGCAGGGCCCGGACCACGGCAGCCAGTACCGCTCGGCCATCTTCAGCGACGACGCCCGCCAGCAGGCGGCCAGCCGTGCCTACATCGCCCAGCTCGGCCAGGCCGGCAGTTTTTCCGCGCCGATCGTCACCCAGCTGGTCAGCGGCCAGCGCTTCTACCCGGCCGAGAGCTACCACCAGAACTACATGAGCAACTACCCGCAGGCGGCCTACATCCGCTATTACGACGCGCCCAAGCTGGCGGCGCTGGGCAGTCAGTTCCCGGCGCTGTACCGGCGCGACGCGGTGCTGGTGCCGATGCGGTAACGACCCGGATAGGGCCGGCCGCTGGCCGGCTCCTCTGTAGAGCCGAGCCCACGCTCGGCTGCCGCTGAGGGAAGAGCAGCCGAGCATGGGCTCGGCTCTACACGCAACGAAAAAAAGCGCACGGCCATCCAGCCGTGCGCATGGAAAGTATCGCCCAGGCACCGATCAGGCCTGGCCGACAACAGCATGCTAGGCTCGCCGTCATCATGGGTACAGCTCCAGATGACGGGACATTCGATGGATACAGATGACCACAGCGCGATGATCCCTCCCCGCTACCAGCGGCTGTCCGATGAACTGGCCGAGGCCATCCACGGTGGCCGCCTGCCCGTAGGCAGCCGCCTGCCGTCGTTGCGGCAGATGGCATCGCAGCGGCAGCTCAGCCTGAACACCGTGATTGCCGCCTATCGCCAGCTGGAGGATGCCGGCCTGGTGATTCCGCGGCCCAAGGCCGGCTTCGAGGTGGCGCCGCGGCTGTCAGTGCCGGATCGCTCGCTGCGCGATGTGCCCTCGGCACCGACCGCGCCGCTGCAGCAGGTGCTGATGGCCCGAGTACTGGAAGCGCAACGGAGCCCCGGTGTGATCGACCTGGCCTTCGCCGGCCCGCGCGGTCGCCAGTTCTATCCCGGTGCGCAGCTGGTCAAGCACACCGCGCAGGTGCTGCGCCATGGCCAGCAGACGGTGGAGACCTATGCGCGTCCGAATGGATCACCACGGTTGCTGGCGCAGATCGTACGGCGCGGCCCGCGCATGGGCCTGCACACCCACAGCGAGCGTCTGCTGCTCACCCATGGCGCGATGGAGGCCCTGCAGCTGGCACTGCGTGCGGTCACCCAGCCCGGTGATGCGGTGGGCATCGAAGCGCCGTCGTACTTCAACCTGTACCCGCTGCTGGCCACGCTGGGCCTGCAGGCCATCGAACTACCGACCCATCCACAACACGGCCTGGAGGTGGACGCACTGGAGGCCCTGCTGGAGCACACACCGCTGGCGGCGCTGGTGGTGATGCCGACGGTGCACAACCCGTTGGGCTGCACCATGCCAATGGCCGCCAAGCAGCGCTTGGCCGAGCTGGTCAACGCGCGCCAGTTGCCGCTGATCGAAGATGCGGTGTATGCCGAGCTGCAGTTCTGCGAGCCACCGGCACCGCTGCTGAAGGCCTTCGATCGCGACGGTTGGGTGATGGTGGTCGGTGGCTTTTCCAAGACGCTGGCGCCGGACTACCGCATCGGCTGGCTCGATGGCGGGCGCTTCGCCGAGCGCATCGCATTGCTGAAGTTCCAGTCCACCGGCGGCGAGCCGCAGCTGCTGGGTGACGCGGTGGCTGCGTATCTGGAAGCGGGCAGCTACGAGCACCACCTGCACCGCATGCGCCGCCTGTATCGCGAACAGGTCGGACGGCTGCGCCAACTGGTGGCCGAGCATTTCCCGGCCGGCACCCGTGCCACCGAACCGCAGGGGGGATTCCTGTTGTGGCTGGAACTACCCGGCGTGGATACCCGCGAGCTGTTCGAGCGTGCGCTGGTGGAGGACATCGTGTTCATGCCCGGCCAGGTGTATTCGCGCGGCGCGCGCTACCGCCATGCCCTGCGCCTGTCGTGCTGCCAGACGCTGGACGCGCGCTTCGTTGGCGCGGTGGAGCGACTGGGTGCGATGGCGTGCGAGCTGGCGGCTGCAACACGGTAGTGCCGGCCGCTGGCCGGCAACTGCACTGCCGGCCAGCAGCCGGCACTACCCCAGGTCGCCAAGCAGGTGCGCGCTCAGCGCTTCGCCATCCGCCCCCGGCAGATGCGGCAGGCGGCCCCAGCACGGCATCGGCAGGCGCTGCTGCAACGTGGCGATGTTCTCGTCCTGGCGCTGCATGGCCGGGTCGATGTGGTTGCCGATCCAGCCCAGGCATTCCACGCCGCTGGCCTGCAGCGATTGCGCGGTCAGCCGCGCGTGGTTGACGCAGCCCAGGCGCATGCCCACCACCAGCAGCACCGGCAGCTGCAGCGCACGCACCAGATCGAGCTGATCCAGCGTGGCCGAGACCGGCGCCAGCCAGCCGCCCACGCCCTCCACCACCACGATGTCGGCCTGCGCGCGCAGGCGCTCGAAGGCGGCCACGATCGGTGCCAGCTGCACCTGCACGCCGTCCTCGGCGGCCGCCAGTTCCGGGGCCAGCGGCTGCCGCAGCGCATAGGGGTTGAGGTCGGCATAGTCCGGTACCGGCCAGCTGGCTGCCTGCAGCGCCAGCGCATCCTCGTTGCGCAGGCCCTGCCCGCGGTCTTCGCTGCCGCTGGCCACCGGCTTCATGCCAACGGCACGCAGGCCGCGCCGGCGCAGCGCATGCAGCAGCGCTGTGCTGGTGGCGGTCTTGCCGATCTCGGTATCGGTGCCGGTCACGAACAGCGCGGGCGGCAGGGTGGCGGGCAACGGCATCGACAGGCTCCAACAGGGCAACAGAGCGTTCATTATCGCCGGCCCGGTGCGCTTGCTAGACTGCACGCATGTTCGCCAATGCCTCGCTGACCGGCAGCAAGCCGGAACAATACGCCCAGCTGCTGGAGCAGGCCCGTGGCCTGGTCTACGGTGAGTCCGACCGCATCGCCAATGCGGCCAATCTCTCCGCGCTGGTCTATCACGCCCTGCCCGATCTGAACTGGGTGGGCTTCTATCTGTACGACGGCAGGGAACTGGTGGTCGGCCCCTTCCAGGGCCTGCCGGCCTGCGTGCGCATTCCGCTGGACAAGGGTGTGTGTGGCGCCGCTGCCAGCCAGCGCGTGACCCAGCGCGTGGAGGACGTCGATGCCTTCCCCGGCCATATCGCCTGCGATTCGGCCTCGCGCTCGGAACTGGTGGTGCCGCTGCTGCGCGGCGATGAGCTGATCGGCGTGTTCGACATCGACAGCCCCAAGGTCGGCCGCTTCGATGCCGACGACCAAGCCGGGCTGGAAGCCATCGCGCGCGTGTTCGTCGAGGCGCTGGGATGAGCGCACCGAAGCTGCGCAACATCGGCCCGAAAAGTGCAGCCTGGCTGCGCCAGGTCGGCCTGCGCAGCCGCGAGGACCTGGCCGCGATCGGTGCGGTCGGTGCGTTCGTCAAGGTCAAGCGGGCCGGCTTCAAGCCCAGCCTGAACCTGCTGTACTCGCTGGAAGGAGCCTTGCTGGAGTGCCACTGGCAGGAACTGAGCGAGCCGCAGCGTCAAGCGCTGGTGCAGGACTACGAAGCACGCATCGCCGCACATCCGCTGAAGGCGGCCGGCCCGGCCTCAGGTCCGGTGCATGAGCAGCGCTTCGATGACGACGGTGACGCTGAGGACAGCCCAGCGGACGACGCCGACGAGGATTGACGGCCTGGTAGTGCCGGCCGCTGGCCGGCAACCTCGGGAACGTTGCAAAGATCGTGCAGCTGCCGGCCAGCGGCCGGCACTACCGCTCGCTTAGGGCTGCTGCAGCTCCAGCAGTTCGCCTACCAGGCCCACCTCACCACGCTCCAGCCACACCCGCAGACGGGTACCGTGGTCGATGCGCAAGGCCCAGCACAGCGACATCGGCAGACCGCAGACCTGCGACAGCACCATGCGCAGCGGCCCACCATGACTGACCACCAGAGTCGGTAGCGGCTCCTCGTCGTCCAGCAGCCGGTCGAGCGCGCGCGCGATGCGCCGTTCGAAGTGGCCCCAGCTTTCACCGTTGGGCGGCGGGAACGCATGCGGATCGGCGTGGAAGGCTGCCAGCGCGTCCTCCGGCAGGTCGAACAGCGACTGCCCGTCCCAATCGCCGAAATCCAGCTCCTCCCATTCCTCGTCTGCGTCCACATCCAGTCCGCGCGGGGTGGCCAGCGCCATCGCCGTATGCAGCGAACGCAGGCGCGGCGAACTGATCACCCGCTGCCATTCCTGCCCGGCGTAAGCCTCCACCAGTTCCTGCGGCAGGCGCGCCAGCTGCGGCGGATCGCTGCGGCCATCGAGGTATTCATCACGGCCGTTGCCCGCGTGGCGGACCAGATCGAGAATCATCGCTGCCGGCCGGTCTGTACCTGCCGGCGCAGCAGCGCCTCGTACAGGCCAGCGGCGGGGATCGGTAGCGGTTGGAACAGAATCATCGGCAACACTTCCAGAACGGATGCCCCGCGACGGGGCGCATCATTCTAGCGTGCGCCGCCCTCTGCCTGCCCACCTGCAACGGCGCTGCGCACCGGCGTGGCGGGCGACATCAGCCGTTTGCCGAGACGGATCATCGGGGCTTCGACGAAGCGATGGCCGAGTGCAGCCAGCGGCAGTACCACCAGCAGCGTCACCGCCGCGCACAGCAGGTAACCGACACTGCCGCCCTGGACGGCAAGCACCCGCGCGAACACCGGACCGAGCACCGCGATGACGATCGGATGCCCGAGATAGAGCGAATAGCTCACCGTGCCCAGCCAGGCGGAAAAGCGGTTCACCAGCCAACGCGGCGGGCACTGCGAGAAGCCCAGCAGCAGGCACAGGTAGCCCAGCCCCGACAACTGCCACTGCCAGGGGCCGGCGGCAGCCCACGCGGCTGAGGACGCGGCCAGCAGCAACAACAGCACACCCGCCAGGTTCAACCCCTGTGCCCAGCGCCGCGCGCGCGGTGCCGGCAACCGCGCCAGTGCAGTAAAGGCATGGAAGCCCACCAGCCCCATCGC
Proteins encoded in this region:
- a CDS encoding winged helix-turn-helix domain-containing protein, with protein sequence MLDIVLVEDDARLGTMVSDYLQRHGYQVAHERTGARAVTRILAEKPALVLLDVGLPDQDGFEVCRQIRPHYDGIICVLTARTDNIDQVLGLELGADDYIGKPIEPRVLLARLRAHLRRHRRVEPRDGSLRFGELNIDPSTRNVHLQGGLLELTTAEFDLLFLLASNAGQILDRDALLRGLRGIAFDGLDRSIDARISRLRRKLGDNPEQPERIKTVRGRGYLFSRSAWG
- a CDS encoding ATP-binding protein, which codes for MKRTPSAMRGHAFHFLRYGIGFLVAHLLLIVLGLWAWDALLEDRTEAGLQAEMRGTHALLQHRFAETPREQWPALARQLDTDFAYALRMVPLAEAVKELPASQRPPFNNGRVQIDLEHMRSLQRIGDSDYAVMLGPLDEALPDEGWQDSDVSGVAILLLILMVAVALPMYVMVYRLWRDVSQLAQAARRMRDGQLDTRAPRAGTALVRPLANAFNHMAEQLQQLLESQRVLAQAVAHEVRTPLARMRFGLADLEDTALDEIQRDALGGLRTDVDRLQHLTDAGVQYAALGRCHQLTRQRLQLAALVRGVVAQFAPLPMPVQQALSPAGLVNVNRHMLELALRNLLGNALRYARRQIRIASTVNDGWLCLQVEDDGPGIAPELRGQVLQPYVRLDPGSPGFGLGLALVQVVADKHDGHVEVTDSELGGACIRLHLPLESSGVVECEAAC
- a CDS encoding sensor histidine kinase, yielding MIKPNLWQKLAAVIAALMLMCCMALLALQMRANTRHEQEVVQRLSLGLAEHIAQRSELMDTSGMRDAAVRALFGQLMAVNPSVEVYLLDDQGRILGHDAPSGHLVRNRVDVAPLRRLLSGAPLPILGDDPRSADGRKVFSAAPLIVQGRQAGYVYVVLVGEHRQMLSDDLAAGSQWNTTWWSVVLVGGLGLLAGLVAFYWVTRPLRRLTRRIQAFDIDAPTPLPPPEPLRPGERDELVILEHAHAQMAQRLGEQWQQLRQQDLQRRELVANISHDLRTPLSSLHGYLETLALKDATLSPDERRRYLGIALAQSAKVGRLARALFELARLEHGEVRLEWEVFALPELLQDVLQKFELAAQARNQRLHADFPPGLPLVRADLGLVERVLTNLLDNALRHAPEGGRIEVRLRATPDSVEVSVADDGPGVAPALRAQLFQAPAALGARRGENGGLGLLIVQRIVQLHGRRIELRDSEQGALFVFALPRAEAAA
- a CDS encoding response regulator transcription factor is translated as MSTKRVLIVEDDAHIADLLRMHLGDEGYDVAHAASGDAGLRLLEQDGPWDALVLDVMLPGVDGLQVCQRARAMARYVPIIIISARGSETQRIVGLELGADDYLAKPFSMPELVARVRALLRRAEAMAQSARIDAGAIELGGLQLDPVARTASVDGNALELTPREFDLLLFFARHPDQVFARMELLNQVWGYQHDGYEHTVNTHINRLRSKIEPDPANPRRLLTVWGRGYKLVDPAGAAA
- the msrB gene encoding peptide-methionine (R)-S-oxide reductase MsrB, giving the protein MPLTRRHLLGLGGVATAAGLFGLGACSRAAPAAAEARPVRQFEVMHSDAQWRQQLTPAQYAVLRQQATERPWSSSLNKEHRQGTFACAGCALPLFSSSTKFESGTGWPSFWAPLHNAIGEDRDVTFGMLRVEVHCRRCGGHLGHVFNDGPRPTGLRYCMNGAAMVFVPGAGDGAADGWRVPVGSSPVSGA
- a CDS encoding cytochrome c biogenesis protein DipZ, with protein sequence MLLLLLAYLGGALTLLSPCILPVLPFVFARADRPFLRSTLPLLLGMALTFTVVASLAAVGSQWVAQANQIGRWIALLLMALFALALLWPRLADHLLAPFQRVGARLSARADAADAAGRGGAWTSLLIGIATGLLWAPCAGPILGLVLTGAALHGASAGTSTLLLAYALGAITALALAVWVGGRVFRALQARLGLGDVLRKMLGVAALLAVVAIGLGWDTGLLTRLSTLSTARIEQGLLDAVPGAQPAAPPMMMMAGANAAADAPLPVEGTLPALDGATGWLNSPPLSAQQLRGKVVLVDFWTYSCINCLRAMPFVHEWERRYRDHGLVVIGVHTPEFAFERDPRNVMKAVEQLKVAYPVALDNQYTIWRAFNNRYWPAQYFVDAQGNIRGHQFGEGNYARSEQVIRRLLAEAGQTNLPPPADPAAAELKGVAAQADMGNLRSPETYLGHARAEQFASPGGQRADTAFDYSLPTALALNQWGLSGHWTVTDEAAQLQQAGGRIAFQFHARDLHLVLAPSQEGKPVRFRVLLDGKPLPATDAGSDVGADGSGVVDEHRLYQLVRQRGTVGPHRFEIEFLDAGVQAYAFTFG
- the msrA gene encoding peptide-methionine (S)-S-oxide reductase MsrA — translated: MKLSLEQGVAAGVAGLVATALIAAVLLVDHGAMAAPSEAAAPLKALPAPTGDAAFGDNATHASVVFAGGCFWGVQGVFQHVKGVSNAVSGYIGGSAANARYERVSSGQTGHAEAVKIDYDPRQVSYGQLMQVFFAVAHDPTQLNRQGPDHGSQYRSAIFSDDARQQAASRAYIAQLGQAGSFSAPIVTQLVSGQRFYPAESYHQNYMSNYPQAAYIRYYDAPKLAALGSQFPALYRRDAVLVPMR